In one Zobellia galactanivorans genomic region, the following are encoded:
- a CDS encoding DEAD/DEAH box helicase gives MDTFDDFKIKKQLKKAIVDLGLEKPTPIQQASYSTILGGSDFVGIAQTGTGKTIAYLLPILQDLKFSDQLHPRVVILAPTRELVIQIVEEIEKLTPFLSVRALGVFGGSNNINRQKRAVAEGQDIIVGTPQRLYDLVLANVLRLKSVKKLVIDEVDIMLDFGYKTQLKNIFEYLPKKRQNILFSATMTTYIDELMDDFLINPVKKTISISGTPLETIKQESYTAPNFYTKANLLNHLLEDREEYNKVLIFVASKVDADRLFEVLDFESEISVIHSGKEQNHRTKSIEKFESGKSRILIATDVISRGIDIEKISTVISFDTPYYPENYIHRIGRTGRAGEKGRSILLYNEKETILKEAIEELMNYAIPFNEFPKEVEISSKLTPEEDVKPIDPNNELDDDQAHKAGASFHEKSAKNRKKKPELKSYERKLKKKYKKPQKRGDKIQNKKSRKKR, from the coding sequence ATGGACACTTTCGATGATTTTAAGATTAAAAAACAGTTAAAAAAGGCCATTGTTGATTTAGGGCTTGAAAAGCCGACCCCTATTCAACAAGCGTCGTATTCTACCATTCTTGGTGGCTCCGATTTTGTGGGAATTGCACAGACCGGAACCGGAAAAACAATTGCATACCTGCTACCCATCTTACAGGATTTGAAATTTTCAGACCAACTACATCCTCGGGTAGTCATTCTGGCACCGACCCGCGAACTTGTAATTCAAATTGTAGAAGAAATAGAAAAATTAACACCCTTCCTTAGCGTAAGGGCTCTTGGCGTCTTCGGAGGCTCTAACAACATAAATCGTCAAAAAAGAGCCGTTGCAGAGGGGCAAGACATCATCGTAGGTACGCCCCAAAGGTTGTACGACTTGGTTCTGGCCAACGTCTTGCGACTCAAATCGGTAAAAAAACTAGTAATCGATGAAGTTGACATTATGCTCGACTTTGGCTATAAAACACAGTTAAAGAACATCTTTGAATACCTTCCCAAGAAACGGCAGAACATTCTTTTTTCGGCTACCATGACGACCTACATAGATGAATTAATGGACGATTTTCTGATCAACCCCGTTAAAAAAACCATCTCTATCAGTGGTACACCTTTAGAGACTATAAAACAAGAGTCTTATACGGCCCCTAATTTTTACACCAAGGCCAACCTACTGAACCATTTATTGGAAGACCGGGAAGAATATAATAAAGTCTTGATTTTTGTTGCGAGCAAGGTCGATGCCGATAGGTTGTTTGAAGTGCTCGATTTTGAATCTGAAATATCGGTCATCCATTCAGGTAAGGAGCAAAACCATCGTACCAAATCCATAGAAAAATTCGAAAGCGGTAAAAGCAGGATCCTAATTGCTACCGATGTTATATCCCGTGGAATCGATATAGAAAAAATCAGTACCGTAATCAGTTTTGACACCCCTTATTATCCTGAAAACTACATCCACCGTATTGGGAGGACCGGTAGGGCCGGGGAAAAAGGACGGTCTATCCTCCTTTATAATGAAAAGGAGACCATTTTAAAGGAAGCCATTGAAGAGTTGATGAATTACGCCATCCCCTTCAATGAATTTCCAAAGGAAGTGGAAATAAGTTCAAAACTCACTCCCGAAGAGGATGTCAAGCCCATAGACCCCAACAATGAATTGGACGACGACCAAGCACACAAGGCCGGGGCTTCCTTTCATGAAAAATCGGCCAAGAACCGCAAGAAAAAGCCCGAACTAAAGAGCTACGAGAGAAAACTAAAAAAGAAATACAAGAAGCCCCAAAAGCGAGGAGACAAAATACAAAACAAAAAAAGCAGGAAAAAGAGGTAA
- a CDS encoding bifunctional alpha,alpha-trehalose-phosphate synthase (UDP-forming)/trehalose-phosphatase has product MGKTIIISNRLPVQLQISNGTITAIPSVGGLATGMKSVHSSGDSLWIGWSGLTEEDIVPELEPKIDEALAAHGSSKVKLTEKEVDGFYYGFSNRTIWPLFHYFLEYSEFQLDYWNTYKKVNQKFADAILAKAEDGDTIWVHDYQLMLVPQMVRKERPNVSIGFFLHIPFPSFEIFRTLPWREELLEGVLGSDLIGFHTYDYERHFLSSVRRLLGLEVSFNDISMGDRLIKVDSFPMGIDYKKFSDAAKIHYNRAEDEQSELQQRLNAHKKTDPEAKFFLSIDRLDYSKGIAKRLNAFEYFLNKYPQYKEKVRLIILAVPSRSNVPQYQLLKREIDELVGRINGEFSTVSWTPIWYFYRSMPFENLIDLYTSSDIAWLTPLRDGMNLVAKEYIATRTDKTGVLILSEMAGSANEMNESLLVNPNNFEQTADALHEAINMPVEEQKARNSILQKRLARYNVEKWANDFMTSLKSQKERDAANVSRKLTDKLLESISVQYSKAKKRLLFLDYDGTLAGFHNDPQKAGPDEQLYELLDILNEQPNTVLYLISGRDKDTFTQWFLPKKYNMIVEHGVWISQEGEPFRMLENVKNDWMEKVRPVLESFVDRTPGSFIEEKNYSLAWHYRKTDPDFGSKRAMELSTTLTSLIGTDDLSLLNGNKVVEVKSSNVNKGRASVRILGEDEYDFVFAIGDDWTDEFMFQELPESTVTVKVGIQKTAAKYYVESTQKVRGLLQKFAEL; this is encoded by the coding sequence ATGGGCAAAACTATCATAATCTCAAATAGACTACCCGTTCAGTTGCAAATCAGCAACGGAACCATTACCGCAATACCGAGTGTTGGCGGTTTAGCTACAGGTATGAAATCTGTACATTCGAGCGGAGACAGCTTGTGGATCGGGTGGAGCGGACTCACGGAAGAGGATATTGTACCGGAGTTGGAACCTAAGATCGATGAGGCCCTTGCTGCGCACGGTTCTTCCAAGGTGAAGCTTACCGAAAAGGAAGTGGACGGCTTTTACTACGGATTCAGTAACCGGACTATCTGGCCTTTGTTCCACTATTTTTTAGAGTATTCCGAGTTTCAACTGGACTATTGGAATACCTATAAGAAGGTAAACCAAAAATTTGCCGATGCCATTTTGGCAAAAGCGGAAGACGGCGATACCATTTGGGTGCACGACTACCAACTCATGTTGGTGCCACAAATGGTCCGCAAAGAACGACCCAATGTTTCCATAGGATTCTTTTTGCACATCCCGTTTCCCTCTTTCGAAATTTTCAGGACACTACCTTGGCGTGAAGAACTGTTGGAAGGCGTTTTAGGCTCCGACCTTATCGGTTTTCATACCTACGACTACGAAAGACACTTTCTTAGCTCCGTAAGACGTTTGTTGGGGCTGGAGGTGAGCTTTAACGATATCTCCATGGGCGACCGGTTGATCAAAGTGGATTCCTTTCCTATGGGTATCGATTACAAGAAGTTCAGCGATGCGGCCAAAATACACTACAACAGGGCCGAAGATGAACAATCGGAATTACAGCAACGTTTAAATGCCCATAAGAAGACCGACCCCGAAGCCAAATTCTTTTTATCCATAGACCGTTTGGACTACAGTAAGGGAATTGCCAAACGATTGAACGCCTTTGAGTATTTTCTAAATAAATATCCACAATATAAAGAGAAGGTAAGGTTGATCATATTGGCCGTCCCCTCCAGATCCAATGTGCCACAGTACCAATTATTGAAAAGGGAGATAGACGAGCTTGTGGGCCGTATAAACGGTGAGTTTTCAACCGTAAGCTGGACCCCCATCTGGTATTTCTACCGATCCATGCCCTTTGAAAACCTTATCGACCTTTATACTTCCAGTGATATTGCCTGGCTTACGCCACTGCGCGACGGTATGAATTTGGTAGCCAAAGAGTACATCGCCACCAGAACCGACAAAACCGGTGTTTTGATCCTGAGCGAAATGGCGGGATCGGCCAACGAAATGAACGAATCACTACTGGTCAACCCCAATAACTTTGAACAAACGGCCGATGCCTTGCACGAAGCGATAAACATGCCGGTAGAAGAACAAAAAGCCCGGAATTCAATACTGCAAAAGAGATTGGCACGCTACAATGTGGAAAAATGGGCCAACGACTTTATGACCTCGCTTAAATCGCAAAAGGAACGCGATGCGGCCAATGTTTCGCGTAAACTGACCGATAAGTTATTGGAGTCTATATCCGTACAATATTCCAAAGCGAAAAAAAGATTACTATTCCTCGATTATGACGGAACGCTCGCCGGTTTTCACAACGACCCGCAAAAAGCAGGTCCCGACGAACAATTATACGAACTGTTGGACATATTGAACGAGCAACCCAATACCGTTCTTTACTTAATAAGCGGTAGAGACAAAGATACCTTTACCCAATGGTTCTTGCCCAAAAAGTACAATATGATCGTTGAGCACGGGGTATGGATCTCGCAGGAAGGCGAACCCTTTAGAATGCTGGAAAACGTTAAGAACGACTGGATGGAAAAGGTGCGCCCCGTATTGGAATCCTTTGTAGACCGTACACCGGGAAGTTTTATCGAAGAGAAGAACTATAGCTTGGCCTGGCACTACAGAAAAACCGATCCCGATTTTGGTAGCAAACGCGCCATGGAGCTTTCCACAACCTTGACCAGCCTTATCGGCACCGACGACCTGAGCCTGCTCAACGGAAACAAAGTGGTGGAAGTAAAGAGCAGTAACGTAAACAAGGGCCGGGCTTCGGTACGGATCCTGGGTGAGGACGAATACGATTTTGTCTTTGCCATCGGCGATGACTGGACAGACGAGTTCATGTTTCAAGAATTACCGGAAAGCACGGTCACCGTAAAAGTGGGCATACAAAAAACAGCGGCCAAATATTATGTAGAGAGCACACAAAAAGTTAGGGGACTCCTGCAAAAATTTGCCGAACTGTAA
- a CDS encoding glycoside hydrolase family 15 protein, which produces MDSLDYGIIGNCRSAALISKTGSVDWCCLPEFDSPSVFAKLLDEEIGGSFEFLVDEKYTIEQRYEPRTCILITTFTDGDNCFEVHDFMPRYHKEDGSYVAPPEFIRYIRLVEGKPKFKVRYDPKLEYAQGETKSYIKKDFIASLTHEIKFDTVFLYTSFDKEAVLYGKEISLTEDGFFLMGYNEKIFPTTTNKAYLELESTKVYWLNWSARTPIYKKFNEEISRSALTLKLLSYDKTGAVLAAATTSLPETIGEVRNWDYRFCWIRDASMVIKVVSELGHKNIARRYLKFIIDLIPDKAEKLQIMYGINKEKKLTEETLEHLSGYKGSKPVRIGNAAYHQKQNDIYGILMDVIYEQMVKFSVDIENGEDLWSITKGIVWIVGNHWHEADKGIWEFRTEDRHFTFSKVLCWTALDRAIKVAEMLGKHHKIEKWKPLREEIWNDIYENAWNEEVGAYTQSYGSKHLDASVLLMESYGCVDASDERYKSTVRAIGKELSNDGLLYRYKNEDDFGLPSSSFTVCTFWYVNSLFKIGEHDQALELFEKLLGYSNHLGLFSEDLDFKTKRLLGNFPQAYSHLALIECAVNFSKKDSNEDIKESMRA; this is translated from the coding sequence ATGGATAGTTTAGACTACGGAATAATAGGAAATTGTCGAAGTGCAGCATTAATATCTAAGACGGGTAGTGTCGATTGGTGCTGTTTACCAGAATTTGATTCCCCTTCGGTATTTGCGAAACTTTTAGATGAGGAAATCGGAGGGAGTTTTGAGTTTTTGGTCGATGAAAAATATACTATAGAACAACGATATGAACCAAGGACCTGTATTTTAATAACCACGTTTACCGATGGGGATAATTGTTTTGAAGTCCATGATTTCATGCCGCGTTATCATAAAGAAGACGGTAGCTATGTGGCTCCGCCCGAATTTATAAGATATATTAGGTTGGTAGAGGGTAAGCCAAAGTTCAAGGTACGCTACGACCCCAAATTGGAATATGCCCAAGGGGAGACCAAGAGTTATATTAAAAAGGATTTCATTGCCAGCTTAACCCATGAAATCAAGTTTGATACCGTATTTCTTTATACTTCCTTTGATAAGGAAGCCGTACTGTACGGAAAGGAAATCAGTTTGACCGAAGATGGTTTTTTCTTAATGGGCTATAACGAGAAAATATTCCCGACCACAACGAACAAGGCCTATTTGGAACTAGAGAGTACCAAGGTCTATTGGTTGAACTGGTCTGCTCGGACACCCATATATAAAAAGTTCAACGAAGAAATTTCAAGGAGTGCGCTAACCCTAAAACTATTGAGTTACGATAAAACCGGTGCGGTATTGGCCGCAGCTACTACCTCCTTGCCCGAAACCATAGGGGAGGTAAGAAACTGGGATTATCGTTTTTGTTGGATTCGCGATGCTTCCATGGTAATAAAAGTGGTGTCTGAATTGGGCCATAAGAACATAGCCCGACGCTATTTGAAGTTTATTATCGACTTGATTCCCGATAAGGCCGAGAAACTACAGATTATGTACGGGATCAACAAGGAGAAAAAATTGACCGAGGAAACCTTAGAGCATTTAAGCGGTTACAAAGGGTCAAAGCCAGTACGTATCGGAAATGCCGCATATCACCAAAAGCAGAACGATATTTATGGGATCCTTATGGATGTAATCTACGAACAGATGGTAAAGTTTAGCGTAGATATCGAAAACGGTGAAGACTTGTGGTCGATTACCAAGGGAATCGTTTGGATCGTTGGAAACCATTGGCATGAAGCGGATAAGGGGATATGGGAATTCCGTACCGAAGACCGGCACTTTACCTTCTCGAAAGTATTGTGTTGGACGGCTTTGGATAGGGCCATAAAGGTGGCGGAAATGTTAGGAAAGCACCATAAAATAGAAAAATGGAAGCCCTTGAGGGAGGAAATCTGGAACGATATCTACGAAAATGCCTGGAACGAGGAAGTAGGGGCGTACACCCAATCGTACGGGTCCAAACATTTGGATGCCTCCGTTTTACTTATGGAATCTTACGGTTGCGTTGACGCCTCCGATGAGCGTTATAAGAGCACGGTAAGGGCCATTGGTAAGGAGTTGAGCAATGATGGACTGCTATATAGATACAAGAATGAAGACGATTTTGGACTGCCTTCATCATCGTTTACGGTCTGTACTTTTTGGTATGTGAACAGCTTGTTTAAAATTGGGGAACACGACCAGGCGCTTGAGCTATTCGAAAAATTACTCGGGTATAGTAACCATTTGGGACTCTTCAGTGAAGATTTGGATTTTAAGACCAAAAGGTTGCTGGGGAACTTCCCGCAAGCTTATTCCCATTTGGCATTGATCGAGTGTGCCGTTAACTTTTCAAAAAAAGATTCCAACGAGGATATCAAGGAGTCTATGCGTGCGTAA
- a CDS encoding MFS transporter, producing MKPRAHILPIIILSQFACTSLWFAGNAIVDELTLKTGLGPEIIGYVLSSVQLGFIIGTLVFGLFMIADRFSPSRVFLICSLLAALCNFLLLSETLSKWTLLFARFGTGFFLAGIYPVGMKIAADYYQKGLGKALGYLVGALVLGTAFPYFVSGTSLGKDFTLVIKITSALAIMGGVALWAFVPNGPFRKPSAKLSLGAGPLLFKLHSFRQAAFGYFGHMWELYAFWAFTPLALQTYNTMWASEISVPLSTGMIIALGGLSCVFGGLLSLRSGSRKVAVVSLLLSGLFCLISPVLFTLPSGLFLVGWCFWGMAITADSPQFSNLVATSVPPELKGTALTLVNCIGFAISIFSIQLLSFLAETFDITYLFIALALGPFIGLLGLLGRKHRHVR from the coding sequence TTGAAGCCGCGCGCCCACATACTCCCCATAATCATCCTCTCGCAATTTGCCTGCACCTCTTTATGGTTTGCCGGCAATGCCATTGTAGATGAACTGACGCTTAAAACGGGATTAGGACCTGAAATCATTGGCTACGTGCTCTCTTCGGTACAATTGGGCTTTATCATCGGCACTTTGGTCTTTGGCCTTTTTATGATTGCCGACCGGTTTTCGCCCTCCCGAGTATTTCTCATCTGCTCCCTTTTAGCCGCCCTCTGCAATTTTCTACTGCTCTCTGAAACCTTATCGAAGTGGACCTTGCTCTTCGCCCGTTTCGGTACGGGATTTTTTCTTGCCGGCATCTATCCCGTGGGCATGAAAATAGCGGCAGATTATTACCAAAAAGGATTGGGAAAGGCCTTGGGCTATTTGGTAGGCGCCCTTGTCTTGGGAACCGCCTTCCCCTATTTTGTGAGCGGTACCAGTTTGGGCAAGGATTTTACCTTGGTCATAAAAATTACTTCCGCCCTTGCCATAATGGGCGGTGTGGCCTTATGGGCATTCGTCCCCAACGGCCCCTTCCGTAAGCCCAGTGCCAAGCTTTCGCTAGGTGCGGGGCCCTTACTTTTTAAATTACACAGTTTTAGACAGGCCGCTTTTGGGTATTTTGGCCATATGTGGGAGCTTTACGCCTTTTGGGCCTTTACCCCACTCGCCCTTCAAACCTATAATACAATGTGGGCTTCGGAGATATCCGTTCCCTTATCCACTGGAATGATCATTGCCTTAGGTGGACTTTCCTGCGTGTTTGGAGGATTGCTATCCTTGCGAAGCGGAAGTCGAAAAGTGGCGGTGGTCTCCCTGCTTCTTTCCGGTCTTTTCTGCTTAATTTCCCCCGTACTCTTTACCCTCCCCTCGGGATTGTTTTTGGTCGGTTGGTGTTTTTGGGGGATGGCCATTACCGCAGACTCCCCTCAATTTTCAAACCTGGTGGCCACCTCGGTTCCACCCGAATTAAAAGGTACGGCACTGACCCTCGTAAATTGCATCGGTTTTGCTATTAGCATTTTCAGCATACAATTGCTTTCCTTCTTAGCGGAAACCTTCGACATTACCTACCTCTTTATCGCTTTGGCCTTGGGGCCTTTCATCGGACTCTTGGGTTTGCTTGGAAGAAAGCACAGGCATGTTCGATAG
- a CDS encoding M1 family metallopeptidase yields MKRILILTMMMVATATYAQQFTEQDSLRGSITPEREWWDLNYYHLDVAVDPDKKFISGSNTIRYKVLKKNQVMQVDLQPPMTIEKVTQDGQELQVAHNGNAHFVHLKKIQKKGDFNEIKVYYSGHPKEAVRAPWDGGFSWKKDNKGKDFVATSNQGLGASVWWPNKDHMYDEVDSMLISVKAPKGLMDVSNGRLRKVDKDTNTYHWFVSNPINNYGVNINIGDYVHFGEKYNGEKGILDMDYYVLRDNLEKAKEHFKDAPKMMKAFEHWFGPYPFYEDSFKLVEVPYLGMEHQSSVTYGNQYMKGYLGRDLSGTGWGLKFDFIIIHEAGHEWFANNITYKDVADMWVHEGFTAYSENLFVDFYYGKEAAADYVIGTRASIQNDKPIIGPYNVNVEGSKDMYYKGANLLHTIRQLVNDDEKWRQILRGLNREFYHQTVTTGQIEDYISRHAKIDLSKVFDQYLRTAKIPMFEYKVDGNEVKYRYTNVIAGFNMPLKVWVDGTAHILKPAGKWKKQKLDGDLSTLEVDRNYYVDQQFLP; encoded by the coding sequence ATGAAACGGATATTAATTTTAACTATGATGATGGTTGCCACCGCAACCTATGCCCAACAATTCACAGAACAAGACAGCCTGAGGGGGAGCATTACCCCGGAACGCGAATGGTGGGACCTCAACTATTATCATCTTGACGTAGCCGTAGACCCCGACAAAAAGTTCATTTCAGGAAGCAATACCATTCGCTATAAAGTCTTAAAGAAAAATCAGGTGATGCAGGTTGACCTACAGCCTCCCATGACCATAGAAAAGGTAACCCAAGACGGCCAAGAACTACAGGTAGCCCATAATGGCAATGCCCATTTCGTACATCTGAAAAAGATCCAGAAAAAGGGAGATTTCAATGAGATCAAGGTATACTATTCCGGTCACCCGAAAGAAGCGGTAAGAGCTCCTTGGGACGGCGGGTTCTCTTGGAAAAAAGACAATAAGGGCAAAGACTTCGTAGCCACCTCGAACCAAGGCCTGGGAGCCAGCGTGTGGTGGCCCAACAAAGACCATATGTACGACGAGGTAGATAGTATGCTTATCAGCGTAAAGGCCCCAAAAGGGCTAATGGATGTCTCCAACGGCAGGTTGAGAAAAGTCGACAAAGACACCAATACCTACCACTGGTTCGTATCGAACCCCATTAACAACTATGGCGTAAATATCAACATAGGGGACTATGTACACTTTGGTGAAAAGTACAATGGGGAAAAAGGTATATTAGACATGGATTATTACGTGCTCCGCGATAATCTTGAAAAGGCCAAGGAACATTTTAAGGACGCCCCTAAAATGATGAAGGCCTTTGAACACTGGTTCGGCCCCTACCCTTTTTACGAAGACAGTTTTAAACTGGTAGAAGTTCCTTACCTCGGCATGGAACACCAAAGTTCGGTTACCTACGGAAATCAATATATGAAGGGGTATTTAGGAAGAGACCTTTCAGGAACCGGATGGGGGCTGAAATTCGATTTTATTATCATTCACGAAGCCGGACACGAGTGGTTCGCCAACAACATTACCTACAAAGATGTGGCCGATATGTGGGTACATGAAGGGTTTACCGCCTATTCGGAAAACTTGTTCGTGGACTTTTACTATGGAAAAGAGGCCGCCGCCGATTATGTAATCGGTACCCGTGCAAGCATTCAAAACGACAAACCGATCATTGGCCCGTACAACGTAAACGTAGAGGGGTCAAAAGATATGTACTATAAAGGGGCCAACCTTCTACATACGATAAGACAGCTAGTAAACGACGATGAAAAATGGCGACAGATCCTTAGGGGGCTAAACCGTGAGTTCTACCATCAAACGGTAACTACCGGGCAGATTGAAGATTATATTTCCCGTCACGCAAAAATAGACCTTTCAAAGGTGTTCGACCAGTATTTACGTACGGCAAAGATTCCTATGTTCGAGTACAAGGTGGATGGAAACGAGGTAAAATACCGATATACGAACGTTATAGCAGGTTTTAATATGCCTTTAAAAGTCTGGGTCGACGGTACGGCACATATCCTTAAACCGGCCGGAAAGTGGAAAAAGCAAAAACTGGATGGAGATCTATCGACATTGGAAGTAGACCGGAATTATTACGTAGACCAGCAATTTTTACCCTAG
- a CDS encoding acyl-CoA dehydrogenase family protein produces MSKEILRGGQFLVKETNCEDIFTLEDLNEEQKMMRESTKEFVDRELWAHWERFEKKDYAYTEACMRKAGELGLLSVAVPESYGGMGMGFVSTMLVCDYISGATGSFSTAFGAHTGIGTMPITLYGTEEQKQKYVPKLASGEWFGAYCLTEPGAGSDANSGKTKAVLSDDGKYYSITGQKMWISNAGFCNLFIVFARIEDDKNITGFIVENDPENGISFGDEEKKLGIHSSSTRQVFFNDTKVPVENMLSERGNGFKIAMNALNIGRIKLAAACLDAQRRVIKEAVTYANERIQFKTPIINFGAIKAKIANMATNAYAGESASYRAAKNIEDRIAIREAEGNSHQEAELKGVEEYAIECSILKVAVSEDVQNTTDEGIQIFGGMGFSADAPMEKAWRDARIARIYEGTNEINRMLAVGMLVKKAMKGHVDLLGPATAVGEELMGIPSFDTPDFSELFAEEKDLIKRLKKVFLMVAGSAVQKFGPELEKHQQLMLAAADILIEVYMAESTILRTEKNAKRSGEDSQKTQIAMSKLYLYNATETIIQKGKEAIVSFAEGDEQRMMLMGLKRFTKYTNNPNVVALRTQIADRIAADNGYTFD; encoded by the coding sequence ATGAGCAAAGAAATTCTACGTGGTGGTCAGTTTTTGGTAAAAGAGACCAATTGCGAAGACATCTTCACTTTAGAAGATTTGAACGAAGAGCAGAAAATGATGCGCGAAAGTACCAAGGAGTTCGTTGATCGCGAACTATGGGCGCATTGGGAACGCTTTGAAAAGAAAGATTACGCCTACACCGAAGCGTGTATGCGCAAGGCGGGCGAACTCGGACTCTTAAGTGTTGCCGTACCCGAATCTTATGGAGGAATGGGCATGGGCTTTGTTTCTACCATGTTGGTCTGTGACTATATTTCGGGGGCTACAGGTTCTTTTAGTACCGCTTTCGGTGCACATACAGGTATTGGTACTATGCCTATCACCCTGTACGGAACCGAAGAGCAAAAACAGAAATATGTTCCTAAATTGGCTTCTGGCGAATGGTTCGGTGCCTATTGTTTGACCGAACCTGGCGCGGGATCTGATGCCAATTCGGGTAAAACAAAAGCGGTACTTTCCGACGATGGAAAATACTACAGCATTACCGGACAGAAAATGTGGATTTCGAATGCTGGTTTTTGTAACCTCTTCATTGTTTTTGCCCGTATAGAAGACGATAAGAACATTACCGGTTTCATTGTTGAGAACGACCCTGAAAACGGTATCTCATTCGGTGATGAAGAAAAAAAATTAGGGATCCACTCCTCCTCGACCCGTCAGGTGTTCTTTAACGACACCAAAGTACCGGTAGAAAATATGCTCTCTGAAAGGGGCAACGGATTCAAGATCGCGATGAACGCCTTGAACATAGGCCGTATTAAATTGGCCGCAGCCTGCTTAGATGCCCAAAGACGGGTAATCAAAGAGGCGGTGACCTATGCCAATGAACGCATTCAATTTAAGACACCGATTATCAATTTTGGCGCGATCAAAGCCAAAATCGCCAATATGGCCACCAATGCCTATGCCGGTGAATCGGCCAGTTATCGTGCCGCCAAGAACATTGAAGACCGTATTGCCATTCGTGAAGCCGAAGGCAATTCGCATCAAGAGGCCGAATTAAAAGGTGTTGAAGAATACGCCATCGAATGTTCTATCTTAAAGGTGGCCGTTTCCGAAGATGTTCAAAACACCACCGATGAAGGTATTCAGATTTTCGGAGGAATGGGCTTTAGTGCCGATGCCCCAATGGAAAAGGCATGGAGAGATGCCCGTATCGCCCGTATTTACGAAGGAACCAACGAAATCAACAGAATGCTGGCCGTTGGTATGCTGGTTAAAAAAGCAATGAAAGGCCATGTAGACCTATTAGGTCCGGCTACGGCAGTAGGTGAAGAATTAATGGGAATCCCATCGTTTGATACCCCTGATTTTTCAGAGTTGTTTGCCGAAGAAAAAGATTTGATCAAGAGGTTGAAAAAAGTCTTCTTGATGGTTGCCGGAAGTGCCGTTCAAAAATTTGGTCCTGAATTGGAAAAACACCAACAATTGATGCTTGCCGCCGCCGATATACTGATTGAAGTATACATGGCCGAAAGTACCATCTTGAGAACCGAGAAAAATGCGAAACGCTCTGGGGAGGATTCCCAAAAAACCCAGATCGCCATGTCTAAATTGTACTTATACAATGCTACCGAAACCATAATCCAAAAAGGGAAAGAGGCCATTGTCTCTTTTGCCGAAGGTGACGAGCAACGTATGATGCTTATGGGCTTGAAACGTTTCACCAAATACACGAACAATCCCAATGTGGTTGCCCTGCGCACACAAATCGCAGATCGAATCGCCGCTGATAACGGATACACTTTCGATTAG